One genomic segment of Helianthus annuus cultivar XRQ/B chromosome 14, HanXRQr2.0-SUNRISE, whole genome shotgun sequence includes these proteins:
- the LOC110907112 gene encoding G-type lectin S-receptor-like serine/threonine-protein kinase At4g27290, whose translation MRALARLLFFSSALFSVLLNSAVLDTINTGQALRDDDTLVSAGETYELGFFSPGNSKNRYLGIWFKKIGKITKISSVSVGNAPVVAKLLDSGNLVVCYDSSTDEDFVWQSFRLPNRYIASGNEIGEGFGNRRRQEVYSIFHLINNSIMSRVYLSPKGKEMRLNWIDPAQGWMPYLVTTVDMCAQYGLCGAYGIGNINSSPACSCMEGFEPRFPVQWNAGNWSGGCQREKSLNCGNKDAFRKLSGVKFYHIEGVMEDGREIAVKRLSETSTQGLDEFMNEVRCIHRLQHRNLVKLLGFCAQKHEIMLIYEYMPNRSLDTFLFDETKSSMLDWTKRFHIINGIARGLLYLHQDSCLRIIHRDLKAANILLDTTLTSKISDFGLARRFKGYETRVKTKNVVGTYGYIPPEYAVHGVFSVKSDVFSFSVLVLEIVSGMKKREFSSHEHLDNLLGHAWRLYKDGKCLDLVGAPLLDSCVVSKVLRSIHIGLLCVQNHAEDRPTMSSVVLMLGNDGVLSQPKSPAFFTGPELKLCAHTRQEPSVNNNRNPQSGASEATIMRQATEEYCRLYKKRTFPHVGAWEVARHHPKWAPIELVDMRGPTAPKKQGGSKRSKTSDSGNYTTSARLTCPK comes from the exons ATGAGGGCTTTAGCACGACTTCTGTTCTTTTCTAGTGCTTTATTCTCAGTTTTGTTGAATTCTGCTGTATTAGACACCATAAATACAGGTCAAGCACTCAGAGACGATGATACGCTTGTTTCGGCTGGTGAAACGTATGAGTTGGGATTCTTTAGCCCCGGTAACTCCAAGAACCGATACTTGGGGATATGGTTCAAGAAAAtagggaaaattaccaaaat TTCATCAGTATCTGTTGGTAATGCTCCCGTTGTAGCAAAGCTTCTCGATTCTGGGAACCTTGTTGTGTGTTACGATAGTAGCACTGACGAAGATTTCGTTTGGCAAAGTTTTCGATTACCCAACCGATACATTGCTAGCGGGAATGAAATTGGGGAAGGATTTGGTAACAGGCGTAGACAG GAGGTATATAGTATATTTCATCTTATTAATAACTCAATTATGTCGAGGGTGTATCTAAGTCCGAAAGGCAAGGAAATGCGCTTGAACTGGATTGATCCCGCACAAGGTTGGATGCCGTATCTGGTCACAACGGTTGATATGTGTGCCCAATATGGACTCTGTGGTGCATATGGAATCGGTAACATCAACAGTTCTCCAGCATGCAGTTGTATGGAAGGGTTTGAACCAAGATTTCCAGTGCAATGGAATGCAGGAAATTGGTCAGGTGGCTGTCAACGTGAAAAATCGTTAAATTGTGGGAATAAGGATGCGTTTCGAAAACTTTCAGGTGTGAAATTTTATCACATCGAA GGTGTAATGGAAGATGGGCGAGAAATAGCAGTGAAGCGGTTGTCGGAAACTTCTACGCAAGGACTTGACGAGTTTATGAACGAGGTTAGATGTATTCACCGGCTTCAGCACCGAAATCTTGTGAAGCTTCTGGGATTCTGTGCTCAAAAACATGAAATCATGTTGATTTATGAATACATGCCCAACAGAAGCCTTGATACATTTTTATTTG ATGAGACCAAAAGTTCAATGCTTGATTGGACTAAACGATTCCACATCATCAATGGGATCGCTCGAGGGCTTCTTTATCTGCATCAAGATTCATGCCTTCGCATCATACATAGAGATCTGAAAGCCGCCAATATTTTGTTAGACA CTACTCTTACATCGAAGATATCAGATTTTGGGCTTGCTAGAAGATTTAAAGGATACGAGACTCGGGTTAAGACAAAGAATGTGGTTGGAACTTA TGGCTACATTCCTCCAGAGTATGCAGTTCATGGAGTTTTCTCTGTAAAATCAGACGTGTTTAGCTTCAGTGTTTTAGTTCTGGAAATAGTAAGTGGGATGAAGAAACGAGAATTTTCTTCTCACGAGCACCTTGACAACCTTCTTGGACAT GCATGGAGACTATATAAAGATGGCAAGTGTCTTGATCTGGTTGGTGCGCCTTTACTCGACTCATGTGTCGTCTCTAAGGTACTCCGATCAATACACATTGGTTTGTTATGTGTGCAAAATCATGCAGAAGATAGACCAACAATGTCATCTGTGGTATTGATGCTGGGTAACGATGGTGTATTGTCTCAACCTAAATCACCTGCATTTTTTACGGGGCCTGAGCTCAAATTGTGTGCACACACGAGACAAGAACCTTCAGTCAATAAT AACCGAAACCCACAAAGTGGAGCGAGCGAGGCGACAATCATGCGACAAGCCACCGAAGAGTATTGCCGACTGTACAAAAAGAGGACTTTTCCACACGTGGGGGCATGGGAAGTTGCGAGACATCACCCGAAGTGGGCCCCCATTGAGTTGGTTGACATGCGTGGTCCTACGGCTCCAAAAAAACAAGGCGGTTCGAAAAGATCAAAGACATCCGATTCGGGGAACTACACGACTTCCGCGCGGCTAACTTGCCCGAAATGA